The archaeon BMS3Bbin15 genome includes the window TTTGGCAGACGCTTCTCAGGATGTCCATTGAGTCTTGTACTTTCAATCCTGAGAACCTTCTCGATAAGATAATTTCTAAGCTTTTCCATACCGGGCACATAGCTCTTCATCTCTTTTCTGGCTATATCTACAGCTTTTCCAAAGCCTACAATACCGGGAACATTCTCAGTTCCAGAACGCAGTCTCCTCTCCTGCCCTCCTCCATGGATTAAAGGTTCTATTCCAGTGCCTTTGGCAATAAAGAGAGCACCTATTCCCTTGGGACCATACATCTTGTGTGCACTCAATGCAAGTAAATCAACTCCAAGCTCTTCGACATCTATGTTCACCAGACCATTACTTATACACGCATCGCTGAAAAAGGTTATATCTTTTTCTTCAGCAATCTCAGCCAGCTCCTTAACAGGCTCGAGAGTACCTATTTCATTGTTTGCATGCATAACCGAGATTAAAATTGTGTCATTCCTGATGCTTTCCTCAATAGCTTCCGGTTTTACTATTCCATACTTATCACAGGGAAGATAGGTAACTTCAAATCCATGTTTTTCAAGCCACTTAAGGGATTCAAGAACTGCAAAATGTTCAACACTGGATGCTATTATATGCCTTCCCTTATTCTTATTTCTGAATGCAGTACCTTTGACAGCAAGATTACAGGCTTCGGTGCCTGACGATGTGAATATAATTTCATCTGGTTTTGCATTTATAAGTCCTGCCACCTCAGTCCTTGCTTTATCCACAGCCTCTTTTGCCTCCTGTGCAAAGGAGTAGAAACTGGTTGGATTGCCAAATTTCTCTGAAAAGTAGGGTTTCATGGCTTCAACAACTCTCTCGTCAACGGGTGTTGTGGAAGCATAATCAAGATAAACTCTTTTCATGCTATTCTCCTCTCTTCTTTTTAATATGTCTTATCAAGTTTAAACTTTATCCTCCTGCATTAAAATTTATAACGTTATTTGCTCTTCGCTACAATCTCTTCTAAAGCTTCAGCTACAACTCTTATATCTTCTTCGGATGTATCCCTTCCGAAGGCAAAAAGAAGGGCACCTTTTGACAGAGAAGCAGGCACTCTCATGGCTTCAAGCACATGACTTGCCTTTGAAGCTCTTGATATACATGGCGAACCAGAGCTTACAATTATTCCCTTCTCACTCAACTTTGAAGCAACCACCTCGCCCTCAACGCCCGGAATGCATACGTGCACATAGCTAGGAAGAACCTCCTCGGGATGCCCGTTTATTTTAATCTCGGGTAAAGCCTTTTCAAGCATTAAGATGAAATTCTTTCTAAGCTTTGTATATTTTTCAAGATTTTTATTCATATCTGAAGCTGATATCTCTGCTGCTTTTCCAAGGCCTGCTATGGCAGGAACATTTTCTGTACCTGCACGCATTCCTGACTCCTGGATTCCGCCTTCAATGAGTGAAATTAACCTTGTACCACTTGCCATAAAGAGTGCTCCTGCACCTTTTGGCCCGTAAAAGTGATGAGCAGTGAGAGAGAGCAAACTTATGCCAAGTTCTTCAACGTCTATAGGGTAATTTCCAGCACTGGCAAGGGCATCAACATGAAATACAATATCTCTATCTTCGGCTATTTCAGCAATCCCGGCTATTGGCTGGATAGTACCCACCTCATGGTTGGCATGCTGTACAGATATTAATACGGTGTCATCTCTTATGGCATTCTCAATAGCCTCGGGGTCAACTCTACCATAACTATCGACTTTAACCCTTGTGACCTGAAAACCGTCTCTCTGAAGACTCATAACAGGGTGCTGAATGGATAGGTGCTCAACCGCTGAGATTATTATATGCCTGCCCCTGTGCATGTTTGCATAAGCCGAA containing:
- the iscS_3 gene encoding cysteine desulfurase, with the translated sequence MVIYLDNSSTTHLSGEVLEDMLPYLKEKFGNPSNMHPLGLEARKALDNARQRVSRLINSSPSELIFTSGGVEANNLAVKGSAYANMHRGRHIIISAVEHLSIQHPVMSLQRDGFQVTRVKVDSYGRVDPEAIENAIRDDTVLISVQHANHEVGTIQPIAGIAEIAEDRDIVFHVDALASAGNYPIDVEELGISLLSLTAHHFYGPKGAGALFMASGTRLISLIEGGIQESGMRAGTENVPAIAGLGKAAEISASDMNKNLEKYTKLRKNFILMLEKALPEIKINGHPEEVLPSYVHVCIPGVEGEVVASKLSEKGIIVSSGSPCISRASKASHVLEAMRVPASLSKGALLFAFGRDTSEEDIRVVAEALEEIVAKSK
- the iscS_2 gene encoding cysteine desulfurase; the protein is MKRVYLDYASTTPVDERVVEAMKPYFSEKFGNPTSFYSFAQEAKEAVDKARTEVAGLINAKPDEIIFTSSGTEACNLAVKGTAFRNKNKGRHIIASSVEHFAVLESLKWLEKHGFEVTYLPCDKYGIVKPEAIEESIRNDTILISVMHANNEIGTLEPVKELAEIAEEKDITFFSDACISNGLVNIDVEELGVDLLALSAHKMYGPKGIGALFIAKGTGIEPLIHGGGQERRLRSGTENVPGIVGFGKAVDIARKEMKSYVPGMEKLRNYLIEKVLRIESTRLNGHPEKRLPNNANFNFAFIEGEGLILELDFSGISASTGSACSSPTLEPSHVLTSIGLHHEEVHGSLRITLGRETKKEEIDYLLENLPGTVDRLRKISPFKGGFDDYVKGTEWKGGHKHV